One window of the Sphaerochaeta associata genome contains the following:
- a CDS encoding ABC transporter substrate-binding protein has protein sequence MHNHSYKHFLLVFSLFLCLILPRLAARGAEEQPMEQQQLRIVSLSPNVTETIFALDAGELLVGRSDYCNYPETATTLPSVGTLYNPSLEMLLSLEPNLVISSAFVPEQFLDAVKKAGIDVLTLETQQDFQGTYTLIREIARRTGKDAEAELMILSMQNVVRNVVLKTQQSAKPTVYVALDFGSFDSSATKGTFLSEMVSLAGGINIADDAQNWTYSKELLMSHDPQVILLSPRWGETGEQTLKEFTTTKPYADLSGTIRIFDADLISRQGPRSAQALEELYNLIHQEQMQ, from the coding sequence ATGCACAATCACTCATACAAACACTTTCTCCTCGTTTTCTCCTTATTTCTCTGCCTCATCCTTCCCCGACTTGCAGCAAGAGGGGCCGAGGAACAACCGATGGAGCAACAGCAGTTGAGGATTGTCAGTCTTTCACCTAATGTAACCGAGACCATCTTCGCCTTGGACGCCGGTGAATTATTGGTCGGAAGAAGCGATTACTGCAACTATCCCGAGACTGCAACTACGCTTCCCTCGGTGGGGACGTTGTACAACCCTTCACTTGAGATGCTTCTTTCTCTTGAGCCGAATCTGGTCATCAGCAGCGCATTTGTACCCGAACAGTTCCTGGATGCTGTTAAGAAAGCAGGAATCGATGTCTTGACCCTCGAAACCCAACAGGATTTTCAAGGGACCTACACCCTCATCCGTGAAATTGCCCGTCGTACGGGCAAGGACGCCGAAGCCGAGTTGATGATCCTTTCCATGCAAAATGTAGTACGCAACGTTGTACTGAAGACTCAACAATCAGCTAAGCCTACCGTCTATGTAGCCTTGGACTTCGGTTCTTTCGATTCAAGCGCCACCAAGGGGACGTTTCTCAGTGAAATGGTCAGCCTTGCCGGAGGCATCAACATAGCTGATGACGCACAAAACTGGACATACAGCAAAGAGCTTCTGATGTCCCACGATCCCCAGGTAATCCTGCTCAGTCCCAGATGGGGGGAGACAGGGGAGCAGACGCTCAAGGAATTTACCACCACAAAACCGTATGCAGATTTGAGCGGCACCATCAGGATCTTCGATGCAGACCTCATCAGCAGGCAAGGCCCCCGCAGCGCCCAGGCTCTGGAGGAACTCTATAATCTGATACATCAGGAGCAGATGCAATGA
- a CDS encoding zinc ribbon domain-containing protein encodes MEKQQYVCPKCGCTHYESDRFQATGGNFAKIFDVQNKRFVTISCKQCGYTELFKQSEQTGWNILDFLTN; translated from the coding sequence ATGGAAAAACAGCAGTATGTATGTCCCAAATGCGGTTGTACCCACTACGAGAGCGACCGCTTCCAGGCTACAGGAGGCAATTTTGCCAAGATTTTCGATGTGCAGAACAAGCGGTTCGTAACCATCAGTTGCAAACAGTGCGGATATACCGAACTGTTCAAGCAAAGTGAGCAGACCGGTTGGAACATTCTCGATTTCTTGACCAACTGA
- a CDS encoding Gfo/Idh/MocA family protein — translation MKLGILGAGNIARKMAATVSEMEHVEAHAVASRDLQKARDFAQKWNVRKAYGSYEEMLSDPEIDLVYVCTPHSLHFEHMMMCLEKGKHVLCEKSFTMNADQARKVLAYGKEKKLLVAEAIWTRYLPMRLVLDQILERRVIGEPHALTANLCYPVKGVKRLTDPALAGGALLDVGVYPINFAMMVFGNNIESIESSCIKTDSGVDESNSITLTFKGDKMAVLHSSMVSTSDRRGAIFGSRGFIEFLNINNCEGINVYDKDYNLVETYKPFKFITGFEHQVEACRKAIEEGELECKQMPHSEIIKVMEVMDTLRSQWGIRFPGE, via the coding sequence ATGAAACTAGGAATTCTAGGAGCCGGCAATATAGCTCGCAAAATGGCCGCTACGGTCAGTGAAATGGAACATGTCGAGGCGCATGCTGTGGCCTCTCGCGATTTGCAGAAAGCACGCGACTTCGCCCAGAAATGGAATGTACGCAAAGCCTATGGGTCCTACGAGGAGATGCTCAGTGATCCTGAGATCGATCTCGTGTACGTATGCACCCCCCACTCCTTGCATTTTGAACATATGATGATGTGCCTTGAGAAAGGCAAGCATGTGCTGTGTGAAAAATCCTTCACCATGAATGCGGACCAAGCCAGGAAGGTGCTTGCCTATGGCAAGGAGAAGAAACTGCTCGTAGCCGAAGCCATTTGGACACGCTACCTTCCCATGCGTCTGGTGCTCGATCAAATTCTGGAACGTCGGGTCATCGGGGAACCGCACGCACTCACTGCAAACTTATGTTATCCGGTCAAGGGAGTCAAACGGCTTACCGATCCGGCCCTTGCCGGAGGAGCCCTCCTGGATGTCGGAGTCTACCCCATCAACTTTGCCATGATGGTATTCGGCAACAACATCGAGAGTATAGAATCGAGCTGCATCAAGACCGACAGCGGAGTGGATGAGTCCAATTCCATCACCCTCACTTTCAAAGGTGACAAGATGGCGGTATTGCACTCCTCCATGGTCAGCACATCGGACCGTCGCGGAGCCATCTTCGGCAGCAGGGGTTTCATCGAATTCCTCAATATCAACAATTGCGAGGGGATCAACGTCTACGATAAAGACTACAATCTGGTGGAGACTTACAAGCCTTTCAAGTTCATTACCGGCTTCGAACACCAGGTTGAAGCATGCCGAAAGGCAATCGAGGAAGGAGAGCTTGAGTGCAAGCAAATGCCTCACAGCGAAATCATCAAAGTCATGGAAGTGATGGATACACTGCGCTCTCAGTGGGGTATCCGCTTCCCGGGAGAGTGA
- a CDS encoding adenylate kinase — MNLVFLGPPGAGKGTIASEAKNHFDIPHISTGDLFRSHIKGGTELGKQVQAILASGDLVPDSVTIAMVEDRFKQDDAKKGFILDGFPRTIAQADALSKMKNLDFVVNFVLNRDQIVARLSGRRMCKSTGRTYHILYNPPKVEGLDDETGEPLIQRDDDKPEAILNRLAVYEAQTAPLIEYYRERKLLLDIDAAPSPLEVLATLIEALKK; from the coding sequence ATGAATCTAGTATTTCTCGGCCCTCCGGGTGCCGGAAAAGGGACCATTGCGTCCGAAGCAAAGAATCACTTTGACATCCCCCATATCTCCACCGGGGATTTGTTCCGCAGCCACATCAAAGGCGGCACCGAGTTGGGTAAACAGGTGCAGGCCATCCTTGCAAGCGGCGACCTCGTTCCCGACTCTGTTACCATCGCCATGGTGGAGGACCGATTCAAGCAGGACGATGCAAAAAAAGGGTTCATTCTTGATGGATTTCCCCGGACCATCGCCCAGGCGGATGCTCTTTCAAAGATGAAAAACCTTGATTTCGTGGTGAATTTTGTGCTGAACAGAGACCAGATAGTTGCCCGCCTGAGCGGGAGACGGATGTGTAAGTCAACAGGAAGAACCTATCACATTCTGTACAATCCTCCGAAGGTTGAAGGCCTTGACGATGAGACCGGCGAGCCCTTGATACAGCGCGATGACGACAAGCCTGAGGCAATTCTTAACAGACTTGCCGTGTATGAAGCACAAACCGCCCCTCTGATCGAATATTATCGAGAGCGCAAGCTTTTGCTCGACATCGATGCGGCACCCTCTCCCCTAGAGGTTCTGGCTACTCTGATCGAAGCATTGAAAAAGTAG
- a CDS encoding CYTH domain-containing protein translates to MGIEVELKAHVRDPISLKIELEALKGISSPRCEYKEDVYYCLPNEDALFRLRRESSGSTFSALEGQLVFTRKYKTLKDGIEVNQELEFTSHDSQFEQAHAFFLSLGYEIYIRKTKRGYAYSYSISSELPALHLELVEVPPLGWFLEMEFVLTDETKVPVARTFLLNMLEMLGIDQADIESRYYMHLLASQSTG, encoded by the coding sequence ATGGGCATCGAGGTGGAGCTGAAAGCACATGTACGGGACCCGATAAGCCTGAAGATAGAATTGGAGGCGCTCAAGGGCATCTCTTCACCGCGCTGTGAGTACAAGGAAGATGTATACTACTGTCTGCCGAACGAGGATGCCCTCTTTCGGCTCAGAAGGGAGAGCAGCGGATCCACTTTTTCTGCGTTGGAAGGCCAGCTTGTTTTCACCAGAAAATACAAAACGCTGAAGGACGGCATCGAGGTGAATCAGGAACTGGAGTTCACCTCACATGACAGCCAGTTTGAACAGGCCCACGCCTTCTTCTTGTCGCTGGGATATGAAATCTACATCCGCAAGACCAAACGGGGTTACGCGTACTCCTATTCGATTTCCAGCGAACTACCCGCATTGCATCTTGAACTGGTGGAGGTCCCCCCATTGGGATGGTTCTTGGAAATGGAGTTCGTTCTCACCGATGAAACGAAGGTCCCCGTAGCGAGGACCTTCCTGCTAAACATGCTTGAAATGCTCGGCATCGACCAAGCCGACATTGAAAGCAGGTACTATATGCACCTGCTTGCTTCTCAGTCTACCGGATAA
- a CDS encoding chromate transporter translates to MIYLQLFWEFFKIGLFSIGGGLATLPFLYTLAQTHPHWLTAKTIADMIAVSESTPGPIGINMATFAGYQAAGALGGLIATLGEVTPSVIIIIFIARFLGKFDKNLYVKDAFYALRPAVVGLITFAGLRLLSVTLFFEHTLKVKEAVLFAVLVVLVLRFKKVHPLIWIVIGATAGLLLALPS, encoded by the coding sequence ATGATATATCTTCAGCTGTTCTGGGAGTTCTTCAAGATCGGACTCTTCTCCATCGGAGGAGGTCTGGCAACCCTCCCGTTTCTTTATACGCTTGCCCAGACGCATCCCCATTGGTTGACGGCAAAGACCATTGCCGACATGATTGCCGTAAGCGAGTCAACACCCGGTCCGATCGGGATCAACATGGCAACGTTTGCCGGCTATCAGGCTGCAGGTGCATTGGGTGGTCTCATAGCCACCTTGGGGGAAGTAACCCCCAGCGTGATAATTATTATTTTCATCGCCCGGTTCTTGGGTAAGTTCGATAAGAACCTCTACGTCAAGGATGCCTTTTACGCATTAAGGCCAGCGGTGGTGGGCTTGATCACCTTTGCCGGATTGAGATTGTTGTCGGTGACACTGTTTTTCGAGCACACTCTCAAGGTGAAGGAAGCTGTATTGTTCGCAGTACTGGTTGTTCTGGTGTTACGGTTTAAGAAGGTGCATCCTCTGATCTGGATAGTGATCGGAGCTACTGCAGGTCTTCTGCTTGCCCTTCCTTCGTAA
- the rnhA gene encoding ribonuclease HI produces MMYNQIEIYTDGGCLGNPGPGGWAYVLKADGAFEKESSGSERDTTNNRMELTAVIEALKACRPLGAKAIVINTDSQYVKNGITSWIKKWKVNGWRTAAKDPVKNKEYWVELDRLNASLPVQWNWVKGHAGIEGNERCDQLVRQAMDALV; encoded by the coding sequence ATGATGTACAACCAAATTGAGATCTATACCGATGGTGGGTGTCTAGGCAATCCGGGGCCTGGCGGATGGGCGTATGTATTGAAGGCTGATGGAGCATTCGAGAAAGAGTCAAGCGGCAGCGAACGTGATACCACAAACAATCGTATGGAACTCACTGCGGTGATCGAGGCGTTGAAGGCCTGCCGGCCGCTGGGAGCAAAAGCCATTGTGATCAACACGGACAGCCAGTATGTGAAGAACGGCATCACCAGTTGGATCAAGAAATGGAAGGTCAACGGCTGGAGGACTGCAGCCAAGGATCCGGTGAAGAATAAGGAATATTGGGTGGAACTCGACCGTCTCAATGCAAGTCTTCCCGTCCAATGGAACTGGGTGAAGGGACATGCGGGCATCGAGGGCAACGAGCGGTGCGACCAGTTGGTACGTCAAGCGATGGATGCCTTGGTATGA
- a CDS encoding heme-degrading domain-containing protein: MELEERMAILMAQEELLKFETFTCEDAWELGKIFVADAMDNDLKIAISIKALSGKTLFHYALEGTNLGNDGWIDRKFRTVQHFEMSTLRYSLFLKKRGATLAERGLDPALFVACGGGFPIFVEGVGCVAAAMVSGLRDVEDHEVLIRCISKYLVVEDVPRYPVD; this comes from the coding sequence ATGGAATTGGAAGAGAGAATGGCGATCTTGATGGCACAGGAAGAACTGCTCAAGTTTGAGACCTTCACCTGTGAGGATGCATGGGAACTGGGAAAAATCTTTGTTGCCGATGCAATGGACAATGACTTGAAGATTGCCATCTCCATCAAGGCACTGAGTGGGAAGACACTGTTCCACTATGCCCTTGAGGGAACCAATCTGGGTAATGACGGGTGGATAGACCGCAAATTCCGCACCGTCCAGCATTTTGAGATGAGTACGCTTCGCTACTCCTTGTTCTTGAAGAAGCGGGGGGCGACTCTTGCCGAGCGCGGATTGGACCCAGCCCTGTTTGTTGCGTGCGGCGGTGGATTCCCGATTTTTGTAGAGGGTGTGGGATGTGTTGCAGCTGCAATGGTCTCGGGCCTGAGGGACGTCGAGGATCACGAGGTGTTGATCCGATGCATCAGCAAATATCTGGTGGTCGAGGATGTACCGCGTTATCCGGTAGACTGA
- a CDS encoding uracil phosphoribosyltransferase, which yields MNKIVLHATDLDGYLKDSDKEKIAHVDELYKKSLYHCSILESASDVMQLEEARKGLVESAGEIGRFLKNICAEEPNIHVYSFETPQEQHGQASRLIAKLRDPSTGHEEFLYYIQRAYEMLFSHVYADAALPTKRSIITKTPVTDPVRNYAVHRIPDVDSFIHNSVMCVMLRGALLPSMILSKEIQEYSSNDFVTPFALFKIKRDDSKKESNMDYILDLDKSYFDLASLNDKDLIFADPMNATGGSLVTIVKYLKDNNVQPRSVKFINVISALKGSLRIARAIEGAQVYTLWMDPVLNDAAYILPGLGDAGDRLNGKDEHDNPRNIIQLVADYGSSITNLYRSQVREIEKTVLEN from the coding sequence ATGAATAAAATTGTCCTTCATGCCACAGACCTTGACGGGTATCTCAAGGATTCGGATAAAGAAAAGATTGCACATGTCGATGAGCTGTACAAGAAATCTTTGTACCATTGCTCGATTCTTGAGAGTGCAAGCGATGTGATGCAGCTTGAGGAAGCCCGCAAAGGATTGGTCGAAAGCGCTGGAGAAATCGGTCGCTTTCTGAAGAACATCTGTGCCGAAGAACCGAATATTCACGTGTATTCGTTCGAGACGCCCCAGGAGCAGCACGGCCAGGCCAGCCGCCTCATAGCAAAGCTTCGCGATCCGTCAACCGGGCATGAGGAGTTCCTCTACTATATCCAGCGTGCGTATGAGATGCTCTTCTCCCATGTATATGCCGATGCCGCACTCCCTACCAAACGATCGATCATCACCAAGACTCCGGTCACCGATCCTGTACGCAATTATGCAGTGCATAGAATTCCTGATGTCGACTCGTTCATTCACAACAGCGTCATGTGCGTGATGCTCAGGGGGGCGTTGCTGCCGAGCATGATTCTCAGCAAGGAGATCCAGGAGTACTCCTCCAACGACTTCGTCACTCCTTTCGCTCTGTTCAAGATCAAGCGTGATGATTCAAAGAAGGAGTCCAACATGGATTATATCCTGGATCTGGACAAGTCTTACTTCGATCTTGCATCCTTGAACGACAAGGACTTGATCTTCGCCGACCCGATGAATGCCACCGGAGGTTCACTGGTGACAATCGTAAAGTACCTGAAGGACAACAACGTTCAGCCCAGGTCGGTTAAATTCATCAATGTCATCAGCGCACTGAAGGGTTCGTTGCGTATCGCCCGAGCCATTGAAGGTGCCCAAGTGTATACCCTGTGGATGGACCCCGTGCTTAACGACGCAGCCTACATCCTCCCCGGCCTCGGTGATGCCGGTGACCGGCTCAACGGCAAGGACGAGCACGACAATCCCCGCAACATCATACAATTGGTGGCCGACTACGGAAGTTCAATCACCAACCTCTACCGCTCACAGGTGAGGGAGATTGAGAAGACTGTATTAGAAAACTGA
- a CDS encoding aldo/keto reductase: MNSLLLNNQVAIPVIGYGTWQIADGREAYESVRYALETGYRHIDTAAAYRNEISVGKAIHDSGIARSEIFLTTKLHNDDHGYEETRKAFLASLSDLGTEYVDLYLIHWPNPIASRENWKEANSGSWKAMEEFYEQGLVRAIGISNFCERHIDALLETAGITPMVNQIRLFAGEQQSSLVAYCHSLGMVTEAYSPLGTGALLTSPLIQEIASEVKRSAAQVCLRYNLQKGHVILPKSVTPSSIKQNLELFDFTLNENQMKSLDEMPNICGPTRNPDEAPF, translated from the coding sequence ATGAACTCTCTTCTCTTGAACAACCAAGTAGCCATTCCGGTTATTGGATATGGAACCTGGCAGATAGCCGATGGCCGAGAGGCCTATGAAAGTGTCAGGTATGCCTTGGAGACCGGTTACCGGCATATCGACACCGCCGCAGCCTACCGCAATGAGATAAGCGTAGGGAAGGCGATTCATGATAGCGGTATTGCACGGAGCGAGATTTTTCTGACCACCAAATTGCATAATGACGACCACGGCTATGAAGAAACAAGAAAAGCTTTTCTTGCAAGTCTGTCCGACCTTGGAACCGAGTACGTCGATCTTTACCTTATTCACTGGCCCAATCCCATTGCATCCAGGGAGAACTGGAAAGAGGCGAACAGCGGCAGTTGGAAGGCGATGGAGGAGTTCTACGAACAGGGCTTGGTCCGCGCAATAGGCATCAGCAACTTCTGTGAACGGCATATCGATGCTTTGCTTGAGACGGCAGGCATCACACCGATGGTCAATCAAATCCGGCTTTTTGCCGGTGAACAGCAATCATCTCTGGTTGCCTATTGCCATAGCCTGGGAATGGTGACAGAGGCCTACAGCCCCTTGGGTACCGGTGCCTTGCTTACAAGTCCGCTTATTCAGGAAATTGCATCGGAAGTGAAGAGGAGTGCAGCCCAGGTATGCCTTCGCTACAACCTGCAGAAGGGACATGTGATTCTCCCCAAGTCGGTAACCCCCTCCTCGATCAAGCAGAACCTTGAGCTTTTCGATTTCACCCTGAACGAGAACCAGATGAAAAGCCTCGATGAAATGCCGAACATATGCGGGCCGACACGTAATCCCGATGAAGCTCCGTTCTAA
- a CDS encoding FecCD family ABC transporter permease yields the protein MRRMLVPALTATILLLMLLSLTLGPSNIRLSDTVSILMGKTAPANKAYIILQLRLPRILSSFFTGAILGLSGAVFQAALRNPMADPFILGISSGASFGVAVALFIGMAPLFGFPVSALVGALGTTLCIVGLASRRKSSSTTLLLTGVAVNYILSSAMTLLMFLHKEQYQRILYWTLGSFSMSTYAQVVVVLIAWIVLFIPLSLKHRSMDMLLLDELSARAGGLSVKRTRLGLLLLASFSTSLCVSYFGVIGFIGLMAPHATRLMVGPKHRHLLLPSSLLGGLLLLSSDTISRMLLPSGELPVGIITSLLGVPLFIYLLRRGRYFYG from the coding sequence ATGAGGCGGATGCTGGTCCCAGCCTTGACAGCGACAATTTTACTCTTAATGTTGCTCTCCCTTACCCTCGGACCTTCAAACATTCGTCTCTCCGATACTGTATCCATTCTCATGGGAAAAACTGCACCGGCCAATAAGGCTTACATCATTCTTCAGCTCAGGCTTCCCAGAATTCTCTCCTCCTTTTTCACCGGAGCAATCCTGGGTCTCAGCGGTGCAGTGTTTCAAGCTGCTCTGCGCAATCCTATGGCCGACCCCTTTATTCTGGGAATCAGCTCGGGAGCTTCCTTCGGCGTTGCCGTTGCCCTTTTCATCGGCATGGCCCCTCTGTTCGGCTTTCCTGTCAGTGCACTGGTGGGAGCGCTTGGTACAACGTTGTGCATCGTTGGACTCGCTTCACGTCGCAAAAGCAGCAGCACCACACTGTTGCTTACCGGGGTCGCAGTCAACTATATCCTCTCATCTGCCATGACGTTGCTCATGTTCCTTCACAAGGAGCAGTACCAAAGAATTCTCTACTGGACTTTGGGAAGTTTCTCAATGAGCACCTATGCCCAGGTTGTTGTGGTACTCATTGCTTGGATTGTCCTCTTCATTCCGCTCTCTTTGAAGCACCGCAGTATGGATATGCTCCTGCTCGACGAGCTATCCGCTCGAGCAGGCGGACTCTCGGTAAAAAGAACCCGTCTGGGCCTCTTGCTGCTCGCCTCTTTCTCCACCTCCCTCTGTGTCTCCTACTTCGGTGTAATCGGGTTCATCGGCTTGATGGCACCGCATGCAACCCGGCTTATGGTCGGGCCGAAGCATCGACACCTGCTGCTTCCCTCCAGTTTACTGGGCGGTTTGCTTTTGCTCTCCAGTGATACCATATCGAGAATGTTACTGCCCTCGGGAGAGCTTCCCGTGGGTATCATAACCAGTTTGTTGGGGGTTCCTCTCTTTATTTACCTGCTTCGCAGAGGAAGGTACTTCTATGGTTAG
- a CDS encoding lysophospholipid acyltransferase family protein, producing MNAFRLFLHRTYRRVVKIILALSYDFQTWQECELPAGPKIFCSNHFSSSDVHFVTTLADDIMHIVIGPGFGIPVVGSFLGWTEQIRALTKEDRKAVVATAVSYLKKGESVYIFPEGALNTQETLMAFKRGIAEIYLAYPCPVIPIGLIAPKRRVRSKVSRAAGRTMTVVSRNYYANMGKPMEFNAALSLAEVDRDKACQVILDELSIRIDALIQEIKTDKFWS from the coding sequence ATGAATGCGTTTCGGCTTTTTCTGCACCGAACCTACCGCAGGGTGGTGAAAATCATCCTTGCCCTCTCCTATGATTTCCAGACCTGGCAGGAGTGCGAACTTCCTGCAGGTCCGAAAATCTTCTGCTCAAACCATTTCAGCAGCAGTGATGTACACTTTGTGACCACCTTGGCCGATGACATTATGCACATTGTCATCGGACCCGGATTTGGAATTCCGGTAGTCGGTTCATTTCTCGGCTGGACCGAGCAGATACGGGCCCTCACCAAGGAGGACCGTAAAGCGGTGGTTGCAACGGCCGTCTCCTACTTGAAAAAGGGGGAAAGCGTGTACATATTTCCTGAAGGTGCCTTGAATACACAGGAAACCTTGATGGCATTCAAGAGAGGCATTGCAGAGATATACCTCGCCTATCCCTGCCCTGTCATACCCATCGGGCTCATAGCCCCCAAACGAAGGGTAAGAAGCAAAGTCAGTCGGGCGGCAGGCAGAACCATGACGGTGGTAAGCCGCAACTACTATGCAAATATGGGCAAACCGATGGAATTCAATGCTGCCCTCTCGTTGGCAGAGGTGGATCGAGACAAGGCTTGTCAGGTAATTCTTGATGAGCTTAGCATACGAATTGATGCCTTGATTCAAGAAATCAAGACCGATAAATTCTGGAGTTGA
- a CDS encoding chromate transporter gives MKSNSTSLWDLYISFFRIGGLTFGGGYAMLPMLQREVITKHNWVTEEEVLDIYAIGQCTPGIIAVNTATMIGYRKRGIAGAIAATLGEVSPSLLIITLLATILFHVQENVWVQHAFGGIRVAVCALITQSVLSLAKKSLIDLPTVLFYLAVVLSTFFLSVSPVVIVLFAIFFGLSVQGVKRRVR, from the coding sequence ATGAAGTCCAACTCAACAAGCCTGTGGGATTTGTACATCTCGTTTTTCAGGATAGGAGGACTGACCTTCGGCGGCGGCTACGCCATGCTTCCCATGCTTCAACGTGAGGTCATCACCAAACACAATTGGGTGACCGAGGAAGAGGTGCTGGACATCTATGCCATCGGGCAATGCACGCCGGGCATTATTGCAGTTAATACCGCCACCATGATCGGATACCGAAAACGTGGCATCGCTGGAGCCATTGCTGCAACCTTGGGCGAGGTGAGCCCATCGCTTCTCATCATCACGTTGCTGGCGACCATCCTGTTTCATGTTCAGGAAAATGTCTGGGTTCAACATGCATTTGGAGGCATACGGGTTGCAGTTTGCGCCTTGATAACACAATCGGTACTATCGCTTGCAAAAAAAAGCCTGATCGACCTCCCAACCGTTTTGTTTTATCTGGCGGTGGTGCTCTCTACATTCTTTTTGTCGGTATCACCGGTAGTAATAGTGCTATTCGCCATCTTTTTCGGCTTGAGTGTACAGGGCGTAAAACGGAGGGTTCGATGA
- a CDS encoding ABC transporter ATP-binding protein, which translates to MVSLEFSHVYGGYESQSVFEDLNLAFPKGSFIALTGPNGSGKSTLLKFIYKHLKPIDGKVLLEGRNVATINQKELAKHLGFVPQNGKLDYAFTVTEAVSMGRYAYGGQDSGRSVEQALLECDIVHLGDKLVTELSGGELQRVLLARALCQQGKVLLLDEPVNHLDVKHQRSIMELLCRLVEKGYTVICVLHDLLLVQIYSQTTLVLQTGKVVAYGPTETVFTETLLRDVYDIDAHQVYDPTLDRMLWLPTYKGSSQ; encoded by the coding sequence ATGGTTAGCCTCGAATTTTCCCACGTGTACGGCGGCTATGAAAGCCAGTCGGTCTTTGAGGATTTGAACCTTGCCTTCCCCAAAGGATCCTTCATCGCCCTGACCGGGCCCAACGGAAGCGGCAAGTCTACGTTGCTCAAGTTCATCTATAAACATTTGAAGCCGATCGATGGCAAGGTTTTACTTGAAGGCAGGAACGTTGCAACCATCAATCAAAAGGAGCTGGCCAAGCACCTGGGCTTTGTCCCTCAAAACGGGAAACTCGATTATGCCTTCACGGTAACCGAGGCCGTCAGCATGGGACGGTATGCCTACGGGGGGCAAGACAGCGGCCGCAGCGTCGAGCAGGCCCTCTTGGAGTGTGATATCGTACACCTTGGGGACAAGCTGGTAACAGAGCTCAGTGGAGGCGAATTGCAACGTGTTCTGCTGGCTCGTGCCCTCTGTCAACAAGGAAAGGTGTTGTTGCTTGATGAACCGGTGAACCACCTCGATGTAAAACACCAGCGCTCGATCATGGAACTGCTCTGCCGTCTGGTAGAGAAAGGGTATACGGTGATATGCGTACTGCATGACCTGTTGCTGGTGCAGATCTACAGTCAGACGACTTTGGTACTGCAAACAGGAAAGGTCGTAGCCTACGGCCCGACCGAGACGGTGTTCACCGAGACCCTGCTGCGCGATGTGTACGACATCGATGCCCACCAAGTCTATGATCCGACACTCGATCGCATGCTTTGGCTTCCTACCTATAAGGGCTCATCGCAATGA